In Providencia alcalifaciens, the sequence CCCAGTTTTATCGGCTTTGGAAATTCACCATCTTGGATCAATTTATAAAACCATTTATCAGTTAATCCAGTTAAACGGGTTATAAATTTCATATCAACGCATTGATCATCTAATAAGGGAATCGCTTGAGTGCTCATTATTGAACTCCTGTCTTTAAAGTTAAAAGGCAGAAGGGATATCGATGAATGTTTAGGGATATCTCTCTTCCAAAAGATATCCCCCTCATGTTTTTTCTTAGTAGATTAACGGCTGCATCCAAAAGAACGCTCGCCATCATCATAATATTTTGTATGCTCTTTGGCTAAGTAACGACAGCGTTGGTTTAATTCGAATATCGAACTTTCATTGTTGGCATTATTGTTATCTAGCCAAGTAACGGCGTTATCTGGGATATGAACTAAATAACGCTCATTCACACCAATAGCACTACACCATGCCTGCTGTATTAATGCATAGAGTGTTCCTTCAGTTTTGATGAAATCACCTAGGTTCCAATAAACATCTTTATTTAATAGCAAAAGGACATGGTAATGCTTTTTGTTTTTTATCTCACCAAACTCTCTGACCCATACATAAAACAAGGGGCATGAATGGTTGCGTTTCCATGCTTTATTTTTACGTTTTAGGTCAGCGTCTATTTTTGCTTTTAAGGATTCGAAGAATCGTGTGATAACTCTGGAATCGCTAAAATGAAATATATTTTCTGATGGGAAGCGCAAGTCCACTCGGATAGCTGTAATACGATTACAGGTTAAGAGTGATTTACGAATGGTGTGGTTTATTTTTTGAATGTAATTTTCATTGTAGGTGTTGCTAGACATGATTTATACCTTTGGTTGGTTTTATTTCATATCTAGAATCGGTGTTGTTAAAAATATGAGTTTATCGTTTATAAATTATGGTCTATATAAATTACGTAATAGGTGACAGGGTGATATCTAATAATCAATGAGTGACTTTATTAATAATAATACTATACCAACACGCAAATCTTCACACACATACTCTGTGTAGCCGTCATTAATGGCTATACGCACAGTCCCGCTAATTCTATCTACTCAGATATTAGTTTCTTTGGTTTTTAGCTATACTTGATATTGTTTTCTTGGTTTATGTCACGATATACAAGCTATAAATGACCTATTATGACACAATCAATGCTACGTAAAATACAGTGTTAGTCTGTGCTATGGTTACTTACTAGATTGAATGAGGGTAAAGTGATGAAAATGGAAGAAAGTATAAAAATTCAAATTAATGATAATTATCTAAAATATAGAAAGATTTATATTGGTGAGTATCTTATCTACAAGAGTAATAAAGCTTTTCCTCTTGGTTTTTTTACCAAGAATCAATTTGAAAAAAATGATTCCGAAATTATTTTTTTAATGAAAGAATTTTTAGAGAAGAGTGGGGTTAATAGTGAAGGCTTTTTTGATGAGGTTAATCTTCTTTTACTTAGAAATTTAGTTAACGGGGAAAGTTTTTTTAAAGATAAACGCTTTTCATTTTTGGTTGTTAATTATCTAATGAAAACATATAACTATAATTTAAAAAATGGGGCTTTCCCTCCTTCTATTATTGCCACCGAAAATTTCTCACCTATAGATCTATACTCATTAAATGGTGAGGATATGCCTTTTCATTACATGATAGCATTACTTGATTTTATTACAGTTGTCATTGATTACAAGAAAACTATTACAGATGTAAATGAAATGAAAAAAACATATCTTTCATATTATCAGGAATATCAAAATCCTTTTTCTTTTTTACCTAAAAGTATAGGTTCACTAGAGTGGATAGTGTCTAGAATGAAAGATAGGCAAATAAATATTTGGCGTGATAATGATGTTAATGTTTTAATTAAAAATGATGGATGGAAGTGTGTTCTTTCATGTTTTGATTTTTTTTTATTTCTCTGCGTAACTGATTCAAAAGTATCTGATGTTAAGCTTTTTTTATTGCGAACAAGAAAAGCATGGAGTCAAAAGAAATTCCGTGATGGAGTTAAAGGTAAAGAGGTATTGAATACCTATATATCTAAAGAGTCAAAGTTAAAATTAAAAAAAATAGCAAAGCATCATAATAAAAATATTAATGAAATTATTGAAGCTATGATTGATCAAATTGACTTACCAGAGGAACCATTAGAAAAGTTAATATTGGAAGCTAAAAAGGAAAATTAAAAAAATTACAGATATATATTATTAACTTGAATAGCCACAATGATTTTTCAAGGATGTAATATGAACCTACAACCCGAATTAGGAAGGGTGATATCCGCCTTTCCTGCTTCATTTAAAAATCTGTTTTTCAACCAACTCAATCACCTAATCAACTACTCCCCCACCATCGGCCTGATGGGTAAAACAGGGGCTGGCAAATCCAGCTTAATCAATGCCCTATTCCAATCCCAGCTATCGCCTGTGAGTGATGTCTCTGGCTGCACACGACAAGCCCAACGCTTCAGTATGACAATGAAGAGCCATACACTCACCTTTGTTGATTTACCCGGTGTAGGTGAAAGCCTTGAGCGGGATAGAGAGTACCACCAGCTCTATCGTAACTTACTGCCAGAGCTGGATTTAATCATCTGGGTACTTAAGGCCGATGATAGAGCGTGGTCTTCTGATGAACAGTGTTATCGCTTTCTCACTGAGCAATGTGGTTATCAACCAAGTCGCTTTCTATTTGTGCTGAACCAAGCCGACAAAATAGAACCCTGCCGCCAGTGGAATGAACTGAGCCACCAGCCATCCCCTGAGCAAGCGGCTAGCTTAGAATTGAAGCAACAAGCCGTGATAACCGCATTTAAGCCGCATCATCCTGTGATGGTTGTATCTGCAATCGAAAACTATCAACTCACTGAATTAGCAGAGCAACTAATATTGGCGTTACCGGCGAAAGCCAGTAGCGGTGTGGCTAGGCAACTGAACAACACTTACCGGACGCAATTTGTAGAAACTTCAGCACGTAACGATTTTGGGCAATGCGTCAGCGATATCGTCGATACGCTGATAGACATCCTTCCCCTACCTGCCTTGATGAAAAGTACGATTGGTACAGTCAAAAACAGCATTGTATCCGTTGCTAAATCCCTGTGGAGCCTATTCTTTTAACCTCCTACGTTAACTCATTATTCATCACTCTCAGCGCCAGTCCTTAACGGGATTGGCGCTTTTTTATTTCTTTTTATTGGAGTCTCAACTTATGAATCATTCAACCGAATCCTCTATCACAATGGAATTAGTCCCTGATGAACAACGCCTTGATTTTTGGTTCAACTATTTTGGTGCAGTTAAAGGCTGGACCACCTTTGAAGTGGTGATCTTCACCACGATGGGCCAATTCAGTGATGAGTATCATGGCGGTTACTGGGAGTATGGTGTACTCAGCAATGGGGGGCCTTTATCTACCCCGATATCAACGCGGACACCTTAACCCTATTCAACATGCACAACGGCAATGAAGCCACCGTGAGCCAAGAAGCCGCAGGCATTGTAATATGCCTTATCCTGTACAGCATCTGGTCATTCCAAACAGAAAGCGAAGTGATGTGCGACCGCTTTTATCAGTTGCGTGACTATGCTTCACAACATCCCGAGTCCGCTGCCATTTTCCACTTAATTGATTAATCAGGAGTCTATCATGAGTTTATTAGCTTCGCGTTTTGGCTCTGCTAACAGTATTCGTCGTGACCGTCCACTCACCATTGAAGAATTATTTCGTACTGTACCGAGCGTTTTCTCCGAAGATAAGCATGGGTCACGCAGTGAACGTTATACTTACATTCCCACCATCACCTTGTTAGACAGCCTACAAAAAGAAGGCTTTTATCCGTTCTTTGCCTGCCAGACTCGAGTGCGTGATGTCAGCCGTCGAGAGCACACCAAGCATATGTTGAGGCTGCGGCGACATGACCAAATTACGGGCGTACAAGTGCCTGAAATTATTTTGCTCAATAGCCATGACGGTTCGAGTAGCTACCAGATGTTGCCGGGACTCTTTAGAGCTGTATGCTCCAACGGTTTGGTGTGCGGTGATGTATTAGGTGAAGTGCGTGTCCCCCATAAAGGGGATGTGGTGGGGAAAGTGATTGAAGGGGCCTATGAGGTACTCGATACATTTGAGCAAGTGGCTGAAAAACGCGAAAGTATGCAGTCGTTATTGTTACCGCCACCAGCCCAGCAAGCCTTTGCTGAAGCGGCTTTGACCTACCGCTTTGGTGAAGAGTTCCAGCCCGTCACGCGAGAGCAAGTTCTACAGCCTCGACGCTTTGAAGATAAAAAAGAAGACCTTTGGACGGTGTACCAACGTCTACAAGAAAACCTGATTAAAGGGGGATTATCAGGCAGAACTGCAAAAGGTAAACGCGCTCGTACTCGTTCGGTGAATGGGATTGATGGCGATATCAAACTCAATAAAGCCCTGTGGGTGATGGCAGATACCTTATTTAACCAACTTGCCCCTCGCCAACCCAACTAATTTTCCCGCCCTGACAGGTTGTGTCGTTACGCCTTACTTTCTTATCGTTCAAATAAAAAGCATAACGTTATTTATCAATGAATTACTTATAGTGATTTTTCATCAAAATGCCTAATGAGAATTTTTCCCAACAGACATAACCTGTCAATCCCCTAAGTTAAACTCCCTCACTTCTTAATTTCCTAACGTCTGTTATTGAGAGCAATACGTTATGTTTCAGATTAACCGAAAATATGACCGCATGGCTGTGCGACTCTCTGCGCTGATTGCCCGCTTAATGGCAGGAGAAAGCCTTGTGCTCTCATGTTTAGCCCAAGAGTTCAATGTTTCTGAACGCACGTTACAACGGGATTTACGTGAACGCTTGGCTTATCTGGGTGTAGAAGGTCGGCAAGGTTGTTATCGCTTGCCCATCAATACGCTAAAAGCTTATCGAGACAAAGATGTTCTTACCTTTGTGAAACAGATTGGGATGACTCGATTATTTCCGGGGCTAGACAGTCGCTTACTCGGATTACTATTAACCCAGCAGCCCCATGCGCCTTGTTTGATTTGGCATCATGCCCATAAGATTTCGGCTTTGCATGCCGACCATTTCTATCAATTGGTGTATGCCATTACCAGTAAGCAATCTATTAGCCTACTTACGCCTGAACGTCGTTTTAATCCGCTACAACCCTATCAACTGATTTACCGTGAAGGCCAGTGGTATTTATTGGCGGAATACCACCAGCAAGTACATGTCCTGTTGTTAGATGATATCCAGCAAGTTCAACCACTCAATACCCCCTTCACACCGAAACACGCAGTGATGCAACTGTCACAACAAAACAGTTTTATCGCGGCCTTACCGCATTTTAGATTGATATCACAATTACTTACCTCTCTTCCATCACACAAAGAAAGGAGCCGACCATGACGTTATTAACCCCACCAGCATCGCATCCCACACATGCCCGCACTGTTCTTCTGAGCAAGACATCATTGCATGGGGCTCGGGCTGGATGTGCCGTGATTGTGGTCACGAATGGATCATGCCTATTCAAAATCACCCTCACACCGAGAATTCATCATCACATAAGGAAGCTTAAAAATATGAACACCGTTTCACACTTACAACTGGGTTTAGAGAGAATAGCTATCGTTATCAGTATGTTGTTATGCCTTTGGATCACTGGCGTATTGTTAACACACTTCCAGCTTATCGCTCTCATCATGAACCCGTATGGGATCACATTGATGTACTTCGTTTTATATCTCTTGGCTTTGGTTATCCCACAACTCTTGGCGCAATTAGGCTTGTGGGTTTTAAGTGCCTTTAAGGGGGTTGATTATAAAATTCATTTCAACCCCAAATTAGTTGCCATTATCTCGTCCATCATTATCGGATTAGCCCTCTCTAGCCTACTGATTATCATGTCATCCAGTTGGCTATACGGTTTTACTGAAGGTATCGCCACCACGATATTGCTGATTGATTTGCTTATCGCCACTGGTATTGCCTTTTATCTTCATCGGCGAATTCGTCACTGGGTTTCAGTGCGACTAAA encodes:
- a CDS encoding helix-turn-helix transcriptional regulator, with the translated sequence MSTQAIPLLDDQCVDMKFITRLTGLTDKWFYKLIQDGEFPKPIKLGRSSRWLKSEVEDWLQARIAESRV
- a CDS encoding DUF932 domain-containing protein, coding for MSLLASRFGSANSIRRDRPLTIEELFRTVPSVFSEDKHGSRSERYTYIPTITLLDSLQKEGFYPFFACQTRVRDVSRREHTKHMLRLRRHDQITGVQVPEIILLNSHDGSSSYQMLPGLFRAVCSNGLVCGDVLGEVRVPHKGDVVGKVIEGAYEVLDTFEQVAEKRESMQSLLLPPPAQQAFAEAALTYRFGEEFQPVTREQVLQPRRFEDKKEDLWTVYQRLQENLIKGGLSGRTAKGKRARTRSVNGIDGDIKLNKALWVMADTLFNQLAPRQPN
- a CDS encoding GTPase family protein, translating into MNLQPELGRVISAFPASFKNLFFNQLNHLINYSPTIGLMGKTGAGKSSLINALFQSQLSPVSDVSGCTRQAQRFSMTMKSHTLTFVDLPGVGESLERDREYHQLYRNLLPELDLIIWVLKADDRAWSSDEQCYRFLTEQCGYQPSRFLFVLNQADKIEPCRQWNELSHQPSPEQAASLELKQQAVITAFKPHHPVMVVSAIENYQLTELAEQLILALPAKASSGVARQLNNTYRTQFVETSARNDFGQCVSDIVDTLIDILPLPALMKSTIGTVKNSIVSVAKSLWSLFF
- a CDS encoding inovirus Gp2 family protein, producing MSSNTYNENYIQKINHTIRKSLLTCNRITAIRVDLRFPSENIFHFSDSRVITRFFESLKAKIDADLKRKNKAWKRNHSCPLFYVWVREFGEIKNKKHYHVLLLLNKDVYWNLGDFIKTEGTLYALIQQAWCSAIGVNERYLVHIPDNAVTWLDNNNANNESSIFELNQRCRYLAKEHTKYYDDGERSFGCSR
- a CDS encoding helix-turn-helix transcriptional regulator, producing the protein MFQINRKYDRMAVRLSALIARLMAGESLVLSCLAQEFNVSERTLQRDLRERLAYLGVEGRQGCYRLPINTLKAYRDKDVLTFVKQIGMTRLFPGLDSRLLGLLLTQQPHAPCLIWHHAHKISALHADHFYQLVYAITSKQSISLLTPERRFNPLQPYQLIYREGQWYLLAEYHQQVHVLLLDDIQQVQPLNTPFTPKHAVMQLSQQNSFIAALPHFRLISQLLTSLPSHKERSRP